A genomic segment from Spirochaetales bacterium encodes:
- a CDS encoding SpoIIE family protein phosphatase → MKSLGIKLGILYLFLAIINISFFTILIHINQVDLIVKIKKYESIQFASDISSEIHEFVSTINQSLDQYPVVAALEKAVEEACLRILGKTDFILFNADKRVIFESNPGDFSFDENYVMEAQNAITKREFSNRLFTASFINDREIHFYVPLDILNIDPVILLFRLDVSDIHENLGIIYRIVTIFIVCIMIFHVLFGIILHRIVLSPINILSARSLDISQGDYSARVNLKRSDEFGNLTAAFNRMAQSIQEKIEYLDRMKTRLEIELHMASEVQKSIYPKLRKTKYFDIAIHHRPLIEVSGDYHDIFSIGNDRYGFIIADVCGHGVSAALITMLIKEKCEEIAGTCTDTREFLKQINHVFGDMVSTYDKFFSAFYMIFDGKASSISYTSAGHMSAFAVREDKIIKLNTQGFMIGFSKNFSESFESKSMDLADNDKICIMTDGIYEVLNAERDQYGYRRLIDLSLKTAMLPADEMLKVILSDTSAFRGDCERNDDETMIIIDVKKREERGQAG, encoded by the coding sequence ATGAAAAGTCTCGGGATCAAATTGGGTATTCTCTATCTTTTCCTTGCCATTATAAATATTTCGTTTTTTACCATTCTCATTCATATTAATCAGGTCGACCTGATCGTGAAGATAAAAAAATACGAGTCGATCCAGTTCGCATCGGATATCTCCTCTGAAATCCATGAGTTCGTCTCGACTATTAACCAAAGCCTCGATCAATACCCAGTTGTCGCGGCTTTGGAAAAGGCTGTGGAAGAAGCATGCTTGAGGATTTTGGGCAAAACTGATTTTATTCTGTTTAATGCGGATAAAAGAGTGATATTTGAATCGAATCCCGGGGACTTCTCTTTCGACGAAAACTATGTCATGGAAGCCCAGAACGCAATAACAAAACGGGAGTTTTCAAACAGGCTGTTTACCGCATCGTTTATCAACGACAGGGAAATCCATTTTTATGTCCCGCTCGATATATTGAATATCGACCCCGTCATCCTCCTGTTCAGGCTTGATGTTTCCGATATCCATGAAAACCTTGGAATCATTTATCGTATCGTGACGATTTTCATTGTTTGTATCATGATTTTTCATGTCCTGTTCGGGATTATCCTTCACCGGATAGTGCTTTCTCCCATCAATATTCTCTCCGCGCGCAGTCTGGATATCAGTCAGGGCGACTACTCGGCGCGGGTTAACCTCAAGCGGTCGGATGAGTTCGGAAATCTTACCGCCGCGTTCAACAGGATGGCCCAATCGATTCAGGAAAAAATCGAATATCTCGACAGGATGAAAACACGGCTCGAGATCGAACTCCATATGGCATCCGAGGTACAGAAATCGATTTATCCCAAATTAAGGAAAACAAAATATTTCGATATCGCGATTCATCACCGGCCGCTTATCGAGGTAAGCGGTGATTATCATGATATCTTTTCAATCGGGAACGATCGCTATGGATTCATCATAGCCGATGTCTGCGGGCATGGGGTATCGGCAGCCCTTATTACGATGCTTATCAAGGAAAAGTGCGAGGAAATCGCCGGAACCTGCACGGATACAAGAGAATTTTTAAAACAGATCAATCATGTTTTCGGCGATATGGTCAGTACATACGACAAGTTCTTTTCCGCTTTTTACATGATTTTCGACGGGAAAGCAAGCTCGATCTCATACACGAGTGCCGGACATATGAGTGCCTTTGCCGTCAGGGAAGACAAGATTATCAAACTCAATACACAGGGCTTCATGATAGGATTTTCTAAAAACTTCAGTGAAAGTTTCGAATCAAAAAGCATGGATCTGGCAGATAATGATAAAATCTGCATTATGACGGACGGTATTTATGAAGTATTGAACGCAGAACGGGATCAATACGGATACAGGCGATTAATTGACCTCTCCCTGAAAACGGCGATGCTGCCCGCTGACGAAATGCTTAAAGTCATTCTTTCGGACACTTCCGCTTTCAGGGGAGATTGCGAACGGAACG